From Paenibacillus sp. FSL H8-0537:
TTCCCGCTCCGCGCTACGGTAATGCCCTTGCTAAGCGAGACGACCCATTTGTACTGCATTTTGTACATATTCTGCACATGCGGCAGTGAGTAGCTGAGATGATTCGGCGTTTGCAGCGCGCTTTGGAACCAGCGCTGATTGTAAAGACTCAAATTTTCCTTGAGCGCAACGCCCGGAATGCTCATCATGACCTCGCCGTCATGCCCAATGACCGCCAGCGATACAATTTCTCCCCGAATGCCGATAATCGTATTCAGCTGGCTGCGCAGCTCCTCTTCGTTCACATCGCCGCTGCGGCTGATCGTATCGTGGATAACGCCGTAAATTTCCGACATGCCCTGAATATAATCCTCCAAGTTGTAGCTGACCTGATCGACGACCTGCTGGGTATTGCGCAGCGCGTTCGTCTCCGCGGTCTGTGAGAACTTGTTGTACAGCAGCACGCTGACCATCATAATCGCTGCCGCCGAAAAAACCGAAAGCGCCACTGAAATGAGAAACTGGATGCTGCGCTTTCTCATGGCGCCTCTGCATTCATCGCCTGATTGCGGTAATCCTTGGCGGAGACGCCGACATTTTTCTTAAAGCATAGGGAAAAATAATTCGGGTCCGAGAAGCCGACCTTCTCGGCAATTTCAAACGTCTTCAGCTCTGTTGCCCGCAGCAGCTCCTTCGCCGCCTCCATCCGCAGCTGAAGCAAATAACCGCCGAAGGTCAGCTTCACTTCCTTCTTGAACAGGCTGCTGAAGTAGCCTGCGCTAATATGCAGATGGCTGCACAGCCGGGCAATCGACAGCTCGCTGTCATGGAAGTTTGCCTTTGTATAATGCACTGCTTCCTCAACCAGCTGCTTGTAGGAGCTTTGCCTGCGGCTGGCGATATGATGGCGAATTTTCTCGCAGAGCGACATATACCAGCTTCTCGTCTCCTCAAGCCCGCTAAGCTGCTGCAGCTCCGCATAAATTTGCAGCTCATAGCCCGCTATTTCGTACAGGCTCAGCCCCGCTTCCTTCACCAGCTTCATGATCGCCGTCATCATCTCCAGCATGTACAGCTGGTACTCCCGGTAAGCGGCATTAACGCCTTCAATCTCATCAAAAAGCGCGGCCACCAGCTGCTCCAGCTCCTCATGCGTACCTACGCGCAGGCACCGGACGAGCGCTTGCTCCTTGAGCTCGTCGAATTGCAGCTCCTCGACGTAGCGTGTTTCCACATCGTCAATGCAAATAATCCGGTTGCTGCCCACCAAATTATGATAATCCAGCGCCTGCTGCGCCTCCCCGTAGCCCTGCTTCAGCTGCGCGACATCAGGCAATGCCGAGCTGACCCCAATTGTCACGGGAAAACGCAAGTATTTCCGGATATTTTGCAGCATTTCAGCGAGGCCGCCCAGCGTCCGCTCCATTAGCTCCGTGGCGTCTCCTCCATGTCCAACTGCAAGCAGCGCCACCTGATCCTGATGCAGAAAAACCTTGCCCAGCCCGAGCCTGCCCCACACCTCCTCCGCCACATTGCGAAGGGCAAACAGCTTGAGGTCGAGATCGCTGGAGGCCGCAAGCGAGCTTTCAGCCGTCCGCAGCGGAACACCGGGAAGCGCTTCCAATACATGCGTGTGCAGCACGGACACAATGTACGCCTCCCCCGCCAAATCGAGCTCATATTTCGCTGCCTTCTCCTCAATATGCCGAAGCGGAAGCTTGCGGGAAAGCAGTGACGATAGGAACAGCTCTTTTACGACCGGCAGGCTTGTACGATAATGCTCCTGCAGCAGCTGCATATTTTCCCGTTTCTCACGCTCATCATTGAGCCGCTCCTTCACCTTGTCCATCACCTCAAGCAGCTGCTGCGCGGAAAAAGGCTTTAAAATATACTCATCCACCTGCAAGCCGATCGCCTGCTTGGCATATTCAAATTCATCATAGCCGGAAAAAATAACGATGCGCGTCAGCGGATACGTCTTCCTCGTCCATTCCGCCAGCTCCAAGCCATTCATATACGGCATGCTAATATCCGTCACTACGATGTCCGGCTCCAAACGCTCGATCAGCTCCATCGCTTCCCGACCGTTCGCCGCCGTATCTACGATTTCAAAGCCATGGCGCTCCCATGCAATTTCCTGCAGCAGTCCGCTGCGCGTCTCTTCTTCATCATCCACCAGCAGCACTTTATACATCGTTTATCCCCCCGCTATTTAAATACGCGGCCGAGCAGCCGCTAAGACCTGATACTGTAAGCATGCTATTTATCATATTCGTTTCCGTGTTTTCTGGAAAGAGGGGGGTGCTTTTAGAAGACAAGTGTCTGGTCTCCCCACCTTCAACGGGGCGTAAACCCATAGAAATATAATGACAATCTAATTATGCCCAAGATGGTCTGGCCACCATTGTATTTACATCATACTAGGAGTGTTTCAAGAGCTTGAGGATGAACAAAGTGCTTATAATAAACTGTGCATTGAATCATTAAATGCTTTCACACCGTCCAATGGGGTTGAAAAAGTTTCTAATCGCTTAATCATTAGTTTATTGAGATAACAAACTGCGATTAAATTATTCCCGTTTGTATCCTGCTGTATGAATTATATCTGTTGATTGCAGCATAACTAGGCCCACTGCCTCTGACTAGGTGTGGGCTATTTTGGTTTACTTTGGAAGCATGAAACGGAATCTTTTTACATCACTCTTTTAGCAAATATAAGGAATCATTAGATATATTGACCTTGATGCAGATAAGATGCATTGTAAGCGTTTAAAATCAGGCCAATTCGCTGCATTCGCTCTCTTTTGCGGCGTAAGCTTCCTTTACAGCACTCAAGGCGGGGGAGTATGATTCATAACATGATTGAACCTTTTTTGAAATATAAGAATTTATAAGTTTTGCACTTATAAATAGGCTTATATTTCTCGGACTGAAACGCGCTGCGCCGCCAAAGGAAGGCGATAGCCGTTTCATCTTGAAATATAGGAAAGTATATGTTTTCGTTATCCTTTCTCTATATTTCTAAGGGCAAAGCTCTTCGCTCGTCCCAGAAGGACGACGAAGTCGTTTTTGCTTGATCGCTGAGTCTTCGCGCATTAGGAGAAGAGCGGGGGAACCAAACGCACTGCAAGTGTCCGATGTGAGAGTCGGAGGCCGGCAGCGCAGGGGTGAATCGTTTGCAGGAGTATCATGAAACTCCAGGCAAATGTAGGGCGACTCTCACCGCCCGAATCCGACAGCTAACCTCGTAAGCGCAGGTGTAGAGAGGAATGGTGAACGATTGTGACCTTGTAAATCAGGCCACAGAGCGTCATACGCCTCTGTGGTTTTTTGTTGTCTTTTTATGAAAATAGCACTCGCAACATCGGCAGATATTTTGTTTCAAACGCTGAGTTCTGCACTGCCGCAGAAACGGGGGAACCATCGACGGCTCTCTGTCATTGTCCAATGGACGATTGCAGGGAGCGTCACGGGGTGAATCGCAAGGGCACGAAAAGTGCCAAGCGTAGGGCGTCTCTCGCGCCCGAATCCGACAGCTAACCTCGCAAGCGTCAACGGGAGAGGCCACACTTACACTTATCGCAGAGCGAATCAGGGGCGCATAATGCCCGGATGAAGGAAGCTGCGGGTGAAGAGTCCTCTTTGCCCAAGGCTTCTTTTTTGTTGCCTTTTTTTGCAAAATGACCAGAGGAAAATTGAAATAAGGAGCGCTGCAGCTATGCTGGATATCGGAATGGCTTTGACCTTAATCGCAGCTTTCGGGCTGATTGCCGGATTTATACGCTGGTGCGACCGATCCATTAGCGAAACGGAGGAACGGGGATGATTGTCATATTGCTCGTTACAGGAGCTTTGCTGGTGTATCTCGTCTACGCCTTGCTTCATCCAGAGAAATTTTAACAAATAACGTTTCATCATTGATGCAAGGGAGGAACAGCTGTGGACGTCCTGCAAATGGCGGTAGTCATCGGTATTATCATGCTGATCGCGAAGCCGCTTGGGCATTATTTATATTCCGTGTTTTCAAACGTTCCGAACCGTACCGACAAGCTGTTTGGGCGAGTCGAAGCGGTCATTTATTCCGTGATTGGACTCAAAAATCGCCAAGGCATGACCTGGAAAAAATATGCGCTCAGCTTTATTACACTCAATTTCATACTCGTAGCTATCAGCTATGTGCTGCTGCGACTGCAAAGCGGCCTGCCGCTTAATCCGAACGGGATCAGCAGCATGGAGCCTACGCTCGTCCTAAATACGGTCATCAGCTTTATGACCAATACGAATCTCCAGCATTACAGCGGTGAGACGGGGCTGACGTATTTTGCGCAAATGGCGGTCATTACGATGATGATGTTTACGTCAGCCGCCACCGGCTTTTCCGTCGCCGTCGCCTTCGTGCGCGGCATTACGAGCAAGGGCGGAACGCTCGGCAACTTTTTCGAGGATTTCGTCAAAGCGCATACGCGGATTTTCTTCCCGCTGGCTATTGTCATTACGCTGCTGCTTGTGGCGCTGCAAGTGCCGCAAACGCTTAGCCCTACCTTGACCGTTACGACGCTTACGGGCGCGGTTCAGCATATAGCCATCGGGCCAATCGCTTCGCTGGAGTCGATTAAGCATCTCGGTACGAATGGCGGCGGTTTTTTCGGAGCCAACTCCGCCCATCCGTTCGAAAATCCTAACCCGCTGACGAATGTCATTGAGATTTTGTCCATGTGGGCGCTGCCTGCCGCGCTGCCCTTCATGTACGGTCGGTTTGCGAAAAGCAGCAAGCAGGGCTGGGTTATTTTTTCGGCGATGATGGCATTGTTTCTGATCTTTCTTACGATTTCCTATACGGCTGAAAAAAGCGGCAACCCGCTGATCGCCACGCTCGGCATCGACGCTTCGCAAGGCAGCATGGAGGGCAAGGAGGTACGCTTCGGCATCGCCCAATCCGCGCTGTTCACAACGGTAACAACGGCGGCCACGACCGGCTCGGTCAATTCAATGCACGATACACTCACTCCGCTTGGCGGACTCGTTCCCCTTGCACAGATGATGCTGAACGTCGTCTTTGGCGGCAAAGGTGTCGGGCTCGTCAATATGCTGATGTATGCGATGCTGACGGTGTTCATTTGCGGGCTCATGGTCGGACGGACACCCGAGTTTCTGGGGCGAAAAATAGAACCGCGCGAAATGAAGCTGATTGCCATCACCATTCTCGTGCATCCGTTTATTATTCTCGCGCCAACGGCGGTGGCTTTTCTGACCGATCTGGGGCAAGGCGCTATATCCAATTCGGGCTTTCATGGCATTACGCAGGTGCTGTATGAATATACGTCCTCGGCCGCAAACAACGGCTCCGGGTTTGAAGGGCTTGCCGACAATACGCCTTTCTGGAATATAACGACAGGACTCGTGATGTTTTTCGGCAGATATATGTCGATGATTGCGCTGCTGGCTGTAGCCGGCTCACTTAGCCGCAAGCAGTGGGTACCAGAAACGATTGGCACGTTCCGCACGGACAATTCGCTGTTTGCGGTTATGCTAATGGGCGTCGTTATTTTGATCGGTGCGCTCACGTTTCTGCCCGTCATTGTCACAGGGCCAATTGCCGAGTTTTTAACGATCCGTTAAAGGGAAATGAGGGGTAAGCGTTATGAATGACCAACGTGCTAAAAAACGATTCACAAGGCCGCTTGTGACCGAGGCGCTGAAGATGAGCCTCCTCAAGCTGAATCCGGTTCATATGATAAAAAATCCGGTCATGTTCGTTGTTGAGATTGGAACGCTGATCGTTCTGCTCATGACCGTATTTCCAGGCTACTTCGACTCGCAGGAACGCATCGGCTTCAACTTGACTGTTTTCATTATTTTGCTGTTTACGGTGCTGTTCGCCAATTTTGCCGAGGCGTTAGCAGAAGGCCGCGGCAAAGCACAGGCCGGCTCGTTGAAAAAATCAAAGCAGGAAATGATGGCGAATAAGCTGCTGGGCGACAGCATTCAAATTGTCCCTTCTACGGAGCTTCGCAAAGGGGATATCGTCATCGTCTCGCAAGGAGAAATGATTCCCGGAGACGGCGAGGTCATTGAAGGCCTCGCTTCCGTCGATGAATCGGCTATTACCGGCGAATCAGCCCCCGTCATCAAGGAGGCCGGCGGCGATTTCAACTCCGTGACGGGCGGGACGCGGGTGATCAGCGATCACATCAAAATGCGAATCACGAGCGAGCCCGGCGAAACGTTTATCGATCGGATGATCGCTCTCGTCGAAGGGGCAAAGCGGCAAAAAACGCCGAATGAAATTGCCCTGAACACGCTGCTCATCAGCCTGACAATTATTTTCCTCATCGTCGTCGTCACGCTTGGCCCCATTGTCGCTTATGCGGGAATCAATCTAGAAATTCCCGTTCTTATCGCACTGCTCGTCTGCCTCATTCCGACGACGATTGGCGGCCTGCTGTCCGCCATCGGCATTGCGGGCATGGACCGGGTCACCCAGTTCAATGTGCTGGCGATGTCCGGGAAGGCGGTCGAAGCAGCTGGCGACATCAATACGATGATTTTGGATAAAACTGGGACGATCACCTTCGGCAATCGGATGGCTAGCGAAATCAATCCGGTGGGCGCCGCTGGAGCAGATGAAGCAGCGGCATGGGCCGCTATTTCCTCCCTGCAAGATGAAACGCCAGAAGGACGCTCGGTGCTGGAATGGATGAAAAAGCACAATAAAACCTATGATGCCGCGCTTGGCGATAACGGACAATTCGTTCCCTTTCAAGCCGAGACGCGCATGAGCGGTATCGATTTGGCCGATGGAAGGCTCGTGCGCAAAGGAGCCGTTGAAGCGATTCGCGGGTGGGTGCTCGCCCAAGGAGGAGATATACCCGCTGATCTGGCTCAGGAGACCGAACGGATCGCCAAGGAAGGCGGCACTCCGCTTGCCATCGCCGTCGATCAGCATATATTCGGCTTGATTTATTTGAAGGATACGGTCAAGCCGGGCATGAAGGAGCGGTTCGAGCAGCTGCGAACGATGGGCATCAAAACCATTATGTGTACGGGCGACAATCCATTTACGGCGGCTACCATCGCCAGAGAAGCAGGCGTCGACGATTTTATTGCCGAAAGCAAGCCGGAGGATAAAATCGCCGTCATCCGCCGCGAGCAAGCGGAAGGCAAGCTGGTCGCCATGACCGGAGACGGAACGAATGACGCGCCCGCACTCGCGCAGGCCGATGTCGGCCTGGCGATGAACAGCGGCACGACGGCCGCCAAGGAAGCAGCCAATATGGTTGATTTGGATTCCGACCCATCCAAAATTATTGAGGTCGTATCAATCGGCAAGCAGCTGCTTATGACGCGCGGCGCGCTCACGACCTTCAGCATTGCCAATGACGTTGCCAAATATTTCGCCATCATTCCAGCGATGTTTATGCTGGCGATTCCGCAAATGCAGGCGCTGAATGTGATGCAGCTCGGCTCGCCGCTGTCGGCAATTTTGTCGGCGCTCATCTTTAATGCGATCATTATTCCGCTGCTCATTCCGCTAGCGATGAAGGGCGTCACCTATCGTCCGCTCAGCGCCGCCCGCCTGCTTAGCCGCAATCTGCTCATTTACGGGCTCGGCGGAATAATCGCGCCGTTCATCGGCATCAAGCTCATCGATATGATGGTCCATATTTGGATTTAATGGTGCCCAGCTAGGCTGCGGCATTTTAATGAAACGAACTGCTAATTAGAAAGAAGGGAATTGTGCTATGCATGCTATTTTAAAAAGAAAACGTCCATTGCCACCTATGTCATCTGCTTCTTCTTTATCAGCGGGGCCCTCTTCCTTCTCCGTAATCAGGGTATCGCTGCGCGCCAGCCTGCTGTTCCTGCTTCTTTGCGGTGTCGTGTATCCGCTCGTGAGCACGGGAGCTGCGCAGCTGCTGTTCCCGGCTCAGGCAAATGGCAGCCTGCTCAAGGATAGCGCAGGCAGCGTCGTTGGTTCGTCGCTGATCGGTCAGCCTTTCAGCGATCAGCGCTATTTTCAGGGGCGGGTATCGAGCATAGATTATAAGGCGGAAGCCTCCGGCTCTAATAACTATGCCCCCTCCAATCCGGAGCTGCTAGAGCGCATGAAAGCATCTATCGCCCAGTGGCAGCAGGATAATCCGGCCGTTCCGCTGGAGCAGCTGCCCGTAGCGCTAATAAGCAACTCCGGCTCCGGTCTAGACCCGGATATTACCCCGCAGTCGGCGCTCGTGCAGGTGCCAAGGATCAGCAGGCTGACGGGCCTGCCCACTGCCGAGCTGGAAGCACTCGTTAAGAAGCATACGAAAGGCCGCGCGCTCGGCCTCTTCGGTGACCAACGCGTCAATGTGCTGGAGCTGAATCTGTCCTTATCCACACGAATCGGCAAATAAAAGAGAAGGCGGGAGCAGGATGCCACCGTATCAACGCAAGACGCCGGAGGAGATATTGGCTTCTATCTCCCGGCTGCATAAAGGACGCCTGAAAATTATTATCGGCTCGGTCGCGGGCTCCGGAAAAACGTATCATCTGCTGCAGGAAGGCAGGCTGCTGAAGCAGCAGGACATTGATGTCGTCCTTTGCGTAGTAACGCCGAGTCCGCTTACGGATAGGAATCAAACGGTGCTTGAGTCCGAGCTGGAGCATGTCCCCAGCATTAAGTGGCAGCGCGATGGCAAGGAGCAGCAGGATTTGCCGCTGGAGGCGCTGCTTGCCCGCAACCCGGAGGTCGTGCTCGTCGATGGCCTCGCCCATCGCAACCGTATGTGCGCCCGCTTCCAGACGCGGCTGGAGGACATTCAATATTTGCTGGAGCATGGCATCAGCATCATTACGACGATTAACGTGTACGAGCTTGAGGGCGAGGACGGGGTTATTTTCAAAATGACGGGCATTCGTGCGGAGGAGACGGTCCCGGCGGATACGCTGGAATGGGCCGATGAGGTTCGCCTCATTGATGTATCTCCAGAGACGATGCTGAGCCGGATAGAAGAGGGGCTGCTCGGCAGCCCCCTCCATCCGGCTATGCGGCTGCGCGGCAATCTGGCTGTCCTGCGCGAAGTCGCGCTCTGCCTCATGGCGGAGGGTGTTCACGAAACGCTGGAAAAGCATCGCGAAGCGCTGGGCTTAAGCGGCCCGTCAGGAGTTGCCGAGCGGATTGTTGTTTCGGCGCAATATCACTTCAATGGCTCCCTCTATGTGCGCCGAGGCCAGCAAATTGCCAAGCGGCTGCACGGCGAGCTCGCCGTCGTCACCTTTCGGCTGCCGGGCCGCAGCCTGCTGAGGGAGCAGCAAACGATCAAACGCTCGATGCAAAAGCTGGTGGCGAAAGTCGGCGGCACGTTCGAGGAGCTCCCCCTAGCGCATGCGCGTAAGCTGCCCGCCGCACTTGTAGAATATGCAACGCGGCAGCATGCGACGCGCATTGTGATGGGCCATTCCAAGAAAAAAGCATGGCAGGAGCGTTTGCAAGGCTCCATCGTCAACCGCGTGCTACGCAAAATACGGAACATCGACGTGTTTGTGATGACGGATCGGGCGGAGCATGAGGGAGAACGAATTTTGCCCGTTAAAACCCGCTGGGGCGGACAGGAGGCGCTTTTTCACCGGCTGAATACCCGCGAAATAGAGGAACAAGCGCAGCTCATGCGTCAGGGCACGTTCAAAATTTATATCGGTGCCGCTCCCGGCGTCGGGAAAACGTACAAAATGCTCCAGGAAGGCAACATTCTTAAGCGCAAAGGCGTGGATGTCGTCATCGGCTGGCTGGAAACGCATGGACGCAAGGAAACGGCAGAGCAGGTCGGCGGCTTGTCGATTTTGCCCCGAGCAGCTATTCCCTACGGGGCAGTCAGGCTTGAGGAAATGGACACAGCGGCTCTTATCGCTCGCCGCCCTGAGGTTGTGCTTGTGGATGAGCTTGCCCATACGAATGTGCCGGGGAGTAGGCTTAAGAAAAGGTACGAAGATATTTTGCTGCTGCTGGAAAACGGGATTTCCGTTATTTCCACCGTCAACGTGCAGCATGTGGAAAGCTTGAATGATGCGGTTGAGCAGCTGACTGGTGTACGGGTGAGAGAAACGGTGCCGGATGCGATTTTACAAATGGCTACTGAAATTGAGCTCATAGACGTTACGCCCCAAATGCTGGCGCAGCGCATGCGTGAAGGTAAAATTTACAGGCTGGAAAAGGTTGAGCAGGCGCTGGGCTCTTTTTTCAAAATCGGAAATTTGATTGCCTTGCGAGAGCTGGCACTGCGCGAAATTGCAGATGATGTTGATGAACGGCTGGAGTCATGGAAACGCGGACCTTCGCTTCGGGGACCTTGGCGCAAGCGCGAGGTGATTTTTGTATGCATCGATTTGGGCGATCAGGCGGAAAGGCTTATTCGCCGCGGCTTTCGCATCGCTCACCGCTTGAAGGCAGAATGGCATGTCCACTATGTGCACAGCAGTAAAATGCAGCAAACCGAGACGCAGCAAAAGCGGCTCCAAACACTACGGCAGCTATGCGAGCGGCTTGGAGGTCAACTAGCTGTAAGTGCTGCGAACAAACGCCAAGAGATTAGCGGGATTTTGCTGCAAAAAATAAACGCCCTGCAAGCAACTCAGCTCATTATTGGGCAGTCGCGCAGGAAGCCGTGGCAGACGCTCTTCCGCCAAACGATTGTGCATGATATGCTGCGCTCCGCCCGACATATAGATATGTTAATTGTCGCAAAATGGGAAACAGAGC
This genomic window contains:
- a CDS encoding response regulator, producing MYKVLLVDDEEETRSGLLQEIAWERHGFEIVDTAANGREAMELIERLEPDIVVTDISMPYMNGLELAEWTRKTYPLTRIVIFSGYDEFEYAKQAIGLQVDEYILKPFSAQQLLEVMDKVKERLNDEREKRENMQLLQEHYRTSLPVVKELFLSSLLSRKLPLRHIEEKAAKYELDLAGEAYIVSVLHTHVLEALPGVPLRTAESSLAASSDLDLKLFALRNVAEEVWGRLGLGKVFLHQDQVALLAVGHGGDATELMERTLGGLAEMLQNIRKYLRFPVTIGVSSALPDVAQLKQGYGEAQQALDYHNLVGSNRIICIDDVETRYVEELQFDELKEQALVRCLRVGTHEELEQLVAALFDEIEGVNAAYREYQLYMLEMMTAIMKLVKEAGLSLYEIAGYELQIYAELQQLSGLEETRSWYMSLCEKIRHHIASRRQSSYKQLVEEAVHYTKANFHDSELSIARLCSHLHISAGYFSSLFKKEVKLTFGGYLLQLRMEAAKELLRATELKTFEIAEKVGFSDPNYFSLCFKKNVGVSAKDYRNQAMNAEAP
- the kdpA gene encoding potassium-transporting ATPase subunit KdpA, producing the protein MDVLQMAVVIGIIMLIAKPLGHYLYSVFSNVPNRTDKLFGRVEAVIYSVIGLKNRQGMTWKKYALSFITLNFILVAISYVLLRLQSGLPLNPNGISSMEPTLVLNTVISFMTNTNLQHYSGETGLTYFAQMAVITMMMFTSAATGFSVAVAFVRGITSKGGTLGNFFEDFVKAHTRIFFPLAIVITLLLVALQVPQTLSPTLTVTTLTGAVQHIAIGPIASLESIKHLGTNGGGFFGANSAHPFENPNPLTNVIEILSMWALPAALPFMYGRFAKSSKQGWVIFSAMMALFLIFLTISYTAEKSGNPLIATLGIDASQGSMEGKEVRFGIAQSALFTTVTTAATTGSVNSMHDTLTPLGGLVPLAQMMLNVVFGGKGVGLVNMLMYAMLTVFICGLMVGRTPEFLGRKIEPREMKLIAITILVHPFIILAPTAVAFLTDLGQGAISNSGFHGITQVLYEYTSSAANNGSGFEGLADNTPFWNITTGLVMFFGRYMSMIALLAVAGSLSRKQWVPETIGTFRTDNSLFAVMLMGVVILIGALTFLPVIVTGPIAEFLTIR
- the kdpB gene encoding potassium-transporting ATPase subunit KdpB, translating into MNDQRAKKRFTRPLVTEALKMSLLKLNPVHMIKNPVMFVVEIGTLIVLLMTVFPGYFDSQERIGFNLTVFIILLFTVLFANFAEALAEGRGKAQAGSLKKSKQEMMANKLLGDSIQIVPSTELRKGDIVIVSQGEMIPGDGEVIEGLASVDESAITGESAPVIKEAGGDFNSVTGGTRVISDHIKMRITSEPGETFIDRMIALVEGAKRQKTPNEIALNTLLISLTIIFLIVVVTLGPIVAYAGINLEIPVLIALLVCLIPTTIGGLLSAIGIAGMDRVTQFNVLAMSGKAVEAAGDINTMILDKTGTITFGNRMASEINPVGAAGADEAAAWAAISSLQDETPEGRSVLEWMKKHNKTYDAALGDNGQFVPFQAETRMSGIDLADGRLVRKGAVEAIRGWVLAQGGDIPADLAQETERIAKEGGTPLAIAVDQHIFGLIYLKDTVKPGMKERFEQLRTMGIKTIMCTGDNPFTAATIAREAGVDDFIAESKPEDKIAVIRREQAEGKLVAMTGDGTNDAPALAQADVGLAMNSGTTAAKEAANMVDLDSDPSKIIEVVSIGKQLLMTRGALTTFSIANDVAKYFAIIPAMFMLAIPQMQALNVMQLGSPLSAILSALIFNAIIIPLLIPLAMKGVTYRPLSAARLLSRNLLIYGLGGIIAPFIGIKLIDMMVHIWI
- the kdpC gene encoding potassium-transporting ATPase subunit KdpC — protein: MSSASSLSAGPSSFSVIRVSLRASLLFLLLCGVVYPLVSTGAAQLLFPAQANGSLLKDSAGSVVGSSLIGQPFSDQRYFQGRVSSIDYKAEASGSNNYAPSNPELLERMKASIAQWQQDNPAVPLEQLPVALISNSGSGLDPDITPQSALVQVPRISRLTGLPTAELEALVKKHTKGRALGLFGDQRVNVLELNLSLSTRIGK
- a CDS encoding histidine kinase, with translation MPPYQRKTPEEILASISRLHKGRLKIIIGSVAGSGKTYHLLQEGRLLKQQDIDVVLCVVTPSPLTDRNQTVLESELEHVPSIKWQRDGKEQQDLPLEALLARNPEVVLVDGLAHRNRMCARFQTRLEDIQYLLEHGISIITTINVYELEGEDGVIFKMTGIRAEETVPADTLEWADEVRLIDVSPETMLSRIEEGLLGSPLHPAMRLRGNLAVLREVALCLMAEGVHETLEKHREALGLSGPSGVAERIVVSAQYHFNGSLYVRRGQQIAKRLHGELAVVTFRLPGRSLLREQQTIKRSMQKLVAKVGGTFEELPLAHARKLPAALVEYATRQHATRIVMGHSKKKAWQERLQGSIVNRVLRKIRNIDVFVMTDRAEHEGERILPVKTRWGGQEALFHRLNTREIEEQAQLMRQGTFKIYIGAAPGVGKTYKMLQEGNILKRKGVDVVIGWLETHGRKETAEQVGGLSILPRAAIPYGAVRLEEMDTAALIARRPEVVLVDELAHTNVPGSRLKKRYEDILLLLENGISVISTVNVQHVESLNDAVEQLTGVRVRETVPDAILQMATEIELIDVTPQMLAQRMREGKIYRLEKVEQALGSFFKIGNLIALRELALREIADDVDERLESWKRGPSLRGPWRKREVIFVCIDLGDQAERLIRRGFRIAHRLKAEWHVHYVHSSKMQQTETQQKRLQTLRQLCERLGGQLAVSAANKRQEISGILLQKINALQATQLIIGQSRRKPWQTLFRQTIVHDMLRSARHIDMLIVAKWETEPMPPNLGTDPVKDV